The DNA segment CACAACTCGAGGTCAGGGCTGAACAGGACCAGAGCTGATAAGAAACCACACAAGCATATACTGTTTTGATGCTCCTCAAGATGTCCCTTTTAGCctttaaaatgagcataatacttGCTTCTAACCCCCCTTTTTTAGCCCCATACATTGTTTTGGAGGTCATTTATTTACCCTGACAGTACCGCTGGGCTAGATATGTCATGTTTAGCAACAGGAATGGCCTTAAAAGGCCGTTTACATGTCCCTGTTTGTcagatattgttttttgtttccctGCAGAGCTTCCAGAGAACTGGACCGACACAAGAGGGGCCATCCTGGAGGGGATGACCTTTAACCTCCGTCACATTGGCATGACCTTGGTGGCCCAGCCCCAGGGGGAAGGCATAGCAGCAGAGGCTATAAAGAGGATTATCGCCATGGTGGGAGACTTGTTCCTTTTGCACTGTACTCTCACCAGTAAGGAAAAgtgtgacgataaccatagagcTAAAAATGGAAGTTACTACCTGACTGCTCGGTCCAAATACGAGCAAAACAATTCCAAACATCACTACTACTAGTCCTACTATTAAAATCTAGTAAAATCTGACACGTAAGAATCTTGTGCAGTATGTCCAGAGCAGTCCCATCATataatagagcaggggtgcccaaaatGTACTCCAAATAATATGCAATAATccatataaaaaatgtttactcTTGTTAAATGACAGGCGAAAGCCAGTGGGAAGAAAGCTGAGAAAGTGTCTCTGAAAGTCTCCATTCAAGGCATCACGCTCTACGACACTGCCACCAATAGATGCATGGAAAATATCTCCATCTTCAAGTGAGCGCATCTGTAATCATTATTGctgtatgatatcatatatatatataaataaaaccttTCACCTCCGACCTGCAGGATATCCTTCTGCACAGTGGACAAAGTGCACGACCGAGTGTTTGCATTTATCGCAGAGAGCAACCTCAATGGGACGCTGGCGTGCCACGCCTACCTGTGCTCCAAGAGGAAAGAGGTATGGATGGTAATTTGTCCTAAATGTTTTGATTGTTATTCATACATATTCAAGTGTGTTTATCTCCACCTGAACAGGCTAAGGCTGTAGCTTTGACAGTAGCACAGGCCTTCAGAGTGACTCTGGAACTGTGGGAAGTGGCCAGAGATGGTATGACACCCACTTTAAAGTGGCTTCTATGTGAACAAGATGTGCACAAATAACCCGGTCTTGTCAATGTTCTAGAAGAAGGAAGGCAAGCCAAGCCTAGTTCAGGTGGAGAGGTCAGCAGTAACTCCAATATGGACGCTGTGAAaggtaacaactgcaatcacaGTCATAAACCCTGTTAAATAAAAGTGagcattattatgtttatatgGTGGATTTCTATGATCCCGACTCTTGAAAGATGTTTCCCCTGAAAACCTGTTGGACTCTGAGGGCACTGTAAGGAAGGTTGATGAGTTGGACAACCAGAACACATCTGAGAGTATTAATAACCAAGCCTGGGTAGGTAAAAGATGATGCAACAGTAGTACTCTCTCCTGGACAGGATATAAACAGTTGTTTTTTATACAGGAAATACACAATGATTTGGATGCCACCTTCTCCAGGTGAGATACACAAGATACATATTTTGTCAGGTGATCCTAATCAtggcaattaaaaataaagaatagcCTAATTTTGTATTGTTTGGCTCTATAGCGACACTCGCTGGTGGAATCTGTGTACTGCATAATAGGGTTCAATGATTTATATATATGTCACAATGTATGAATGTTTATATGTGGTAATTAAACTTTGTTGTGTCTTTTGCTGTACTCTGGACAGGTCTGCTTCAGTTCCAGGTGAAGTGAAGTATGCCgtttaatgttttaaatgaaaatcaCGCTGCACCTCACTGCACTGATTGTCTTGCCTGACCCTAATCACCTCTAAAAATAATCACATCAAGCGTTAATGTGTTGTCCTTTACTGGTTCTATTAAATGTAACGACTTCATTCATGTTTCCCCTTCAGACTGGCCATGTCGCGTTCTAAGTCCCAGATCCTGGACGCTGGGGTGATTCCCCAAGAATGGCTGAATGGACCCGACTGGGACAGCGTCAACGGaaacacccccccaaaaaagaggcAAGTGTCATGAATGCAGCGGGACTTGACTGGGATTTGCTGTCTATATTGGAGTCCCAACAACATAGACAGATGCTTGAACACGCCAAAGCAAGAATAAAATCTATCATTGCTTCAAACATCCCTAAAACATTTAATGAATGAGCATATTTAGCTTTGATCAGATCATTTAAGATTGTTTATCATGagaccagcaggtggcagtatAGTACCGGGCTGAGCAATGAGGACCCAGACATATTTGTTTTATATAGTCTTGCAATCTCAGCTGGCTTCAATGCACTACATTCAAACTGAACGAAGAAAAAAAGGACTTGTTTCACCGTGCGTATATGTTTTAGTGATATATTTTCTTTCCACGTGACGCTGAAAGTCATGTGCTTCCCTCTGCCGTGCCTTCTCAGGCTCAGCGAATCAACTTTGGATCTGAACACCGTGACCCACCCTGCTTACTTAACAGCCTGCATTATTTAACGGTCTTTCCTCACGCTTGGATGGAAGCTGAGAAAGTGCACTCTCTTAGTCAGAGATTGGACAAACACGTACTGTGCAGCGCGTTGCGATGACTACAAGGTGGAGAGGCCTCAAAGGTCAAGTGagaaatatgtttaaaaaaatgctacaagAGCAAAAAACCAGTAAGCAACCAGAAAAAGAAATTCCATTATGTGCATGTGAAGGCATCGGAAGGCACCACTGTATCCAGTTGAAATGTATTAGCTAACATGTGCAGGAAGCGTCCACCATAAATAGCCCCAAAGTGCAGCATCACACGTCGCAAGGGGGCAAATACAGCACAGTAAATTTGAGCAGCCTCGTTCCCCGTCACTGCACGGTCAAAGATGTCTCCTCAATGAAGCTATTAGATGGAAAGCGATGCCAGCCTGCTTGGCCAAGTGGCGCGAGTCCAAAGATGAAGCATTTCCCCCGAGCAACCTCCCGGAAAAGAcaagtattttatatttgtcaGAAGGATAAGCAAGGGGAAGAGTGTCTCAAaggcaacaaacacacacaaacacagcagatGATGATAAGAATAAAAGCATGGGACCGGGCTACGTGCTGGATTAATGGGAATGGTTATATAATTAACGCAGGGAAAATCTTAAGTCATTGTAGATCATTTCAAAGGTCCAATCATTTAACTGACACAATGCCTTCATTGATCCTCCACCACTATTGATACCCATGAGtccttaaaataaacacaatcgGGCAAAATTGAGCactgaaaatatttatttcataataatacatatttaatacatatttgGTCAGTccctaattgtgtttttttaagaaaaaaaattgtcactgGCAAAAGATAATATGTAGTCTAACAACCACCGATGCTGTATCTTGTTAAATGACAACCTGTGGAAGTGTCAGTCCAAAGGGTGCATTTCCACCTTTGTAAATAGGGGACTGTGATGACCACTCTGAGGTGAAAACAAAACCAAAGGGTGCGTGTGGGCAGAAAAGCGCTGATGTGGAGGCCAGAGAAAGATGGCTAATGGGAGTCTGAGGGCGTCTATAATGAGAAACACGAGAGACAGGGAGCGGGAACGGAGGGTAAGGGTGATAAATGGGAGGACAAAGGTGGGCGAGTGTGGAGGGAGATAGCGGAGGGAAGGAAAGGGAGGGTTTGAGGGCAGAACACAAgattaaaaaagtaattgacTCCCTCGGCACACATGCAGTGTTTTCACATACAATTTAATCCGGTTTAGCCACAGTAATGatgtaataatgtaacaatatgcTCATATTGAGCATTTTCTACCATGGATATGGCCAAATGTTGCATTGGAGTTcaggcaggtgtacctaataatgtgGAATGCACACCACAGCAAACtacaatctattttttttaacctaatatTACTTATTGTGGCATGTAGGGGTGGTTGTTGACTGTTTTTCAATGTActatcaatacattttttttttgcattgaagTGATTATTTGGTAcagattggattttttttcacagcacAAATTAAATAGTACAGTCATTCATACACAAATATAGATAGTATAGGATTTGCGTATATAAAAATCATGGATGTATTCATCTCAGCAGtgctacaatgtaaaaaaaaaaaaagaaaaaaagaagacactGTTGGACACTCGCATCTTTGCCTCAATTTGAGTCGTTATTCCCATCCATACGTCCTTTAGGGTGAACTGCGTGGCGATCAAGAGTACACGTTAACTTGcagacctaaaaaaaaagtcgCCGCACGTCCCTTTTGTTCCCACCCTCGGAATTTGCCACGTTGTATGAGAGCGACATCTGGCTCGTTGAAGGAAAATGTCAGGTTTTATTCCTGAAATGTCAAGGGCGGCCACAGGAGAGGAGGAGATGCATCACTAAACTGGTGACACAAAGGGCGAGCACCCAGGAAGTGAAAGGGATTTTGGTGAAATGTATGGACAGTACGGCTTCTTCACTGTTAACATGGCCGCTTGTTGGCTCTCAGGGCCTGAAATAGAGAAAATAGACTGTATACAATTGTAGAGTCATTTTTCTTAATCCTATTTTATCCCTCTGGCTAATATAATCCTGTTGTAATTATCATGCAGGATTATATTTTAGCCAATTTGTTAGCAGAATTACGCACAATCCTGTTTTAATTTTGGTGCAGATCCAGAAACAGGtgcacatttgtttgtttttttttctccataatttTGCAGTAATGAATGCatatttatgcaaatttggggaaaaaaagtaattattactTTAACAGTAGCATCAAAATGTCACAAACTACcaaaaaaagttcattcattcattttcgaccacttatcctcacgagggtcacgggggctgctggagcctatcccagctgtctttgggcaagaggcggggtacaccct comes from the Doryrhamphus excisus isolate RoL2022-K1 chromosome 14, RoL_Dexc_1.0, whole genome shotgun sequence genome and includes:
- the ldlrap1a gene encoding low density lipoprotein receptor adapter protein 1a isoform X2; its protein translation is MDALKWAGRAIRRHSVSKETRTVGRHRKLPENWTDTRGAILEGMTFNLRHIGMTLVAQPQGEGIAAEAIKRIIAMAKASGKKAEKVSLKVSIQGITLYDTATNRCMENISIFKISFCTVDKVHDRVFAFIAESNLNGTLACHAYLCSKRKEAKAVALTVAQAFRVTLELWEVARDEGRQAKPSSGGEVSSNSNMDAVKDVSPENLLDSEGTVRKVDELDNQNTSESINNQAWEIHNDLDATFSRSASVPGEVKLAMSRSKSQILDAGVIPQEWLNGPDWDSVNGNTPPKKRLSESTLDLNTVTHPAYLTACII
- the ldlrap1a gene encoding low density lipoprotein receptor adapter protein 1a isoform X1; the encoded protein is MDALKWAGRAIRRHSVSKETRTVGRHRKLPENWTDTRGAILEGMTFNLRHIGMTLVAQPQGEGIAAEAIKRIIAMAKASGKKAEKVSLKVSIQGITLYDTATNRCMENISIFKISFCTVDKVHDRVFAFIAESNLNGTLACHAYLCSKRKEAKAVALTVAQAFRVTLELWEVARDEEGRQAKPSSGGEVSSNSNMDAVKDVSPENLLDSEGTVRKVDELDNQNTSESINNQAWEIHNDLDATFSRSASVPGEVKLAMSRSKSQILDAGVIPQEWLNGPDWDSVNGNTPPKKRLSESTLDLNTVTHPAYLTACII
- the ldlrap1a gene encoding low density lipoprotein receptor adapter protein 1a isoform X3; translated protein: MDALKWAGRAIRRHSVSKETRTVGRHRKLPENWTDTRGAILEGMTFNLRHIGMTLVAQPQGEGIAAEAIKRIIAMAKASGKKAEKVSLKVSIQGITLYDTATNRCMENISIFKISFCTVDKVHDRVFAFIAESNLNGTLACHAYLCSKRKEAKAVALTVAQAFRVTLELWEVARDEEGRQAKPSSGGEVSSNSNMDAVKDVSPENLLDSEGTVRKVDELDNQNTSESINNQAWEIHNDLDATFSRSASVPDWPCRVLSPRSWTLG